In Herbaspirillum seropedicae, a single window of DNA contains:
- a CDS encoding lysozyme inhibitor LprI family protein, which yields MKALLRSLSLLGALLVLGSQAAQAADCTKAATQAEMNACASQTLTQSDADLNATYMAYRDKLDRARQNELREVQLAWLKYRDLSCRFESAASAGGSVAATVRQTCLAEKTRQRTDELKALAGCQEGDVACVR from the coding sequence ATGAAAGCTCTCTTGCGTTCCCTGTCCCTGCTGGGCGCATTGCTGGTCCTGGGCAGTCAGGCCGCCCAGGCCGCCGACTGCACCAAGGCCGCCACCCAGGCCGAGATGAATGCCTGCGCCTCGCAGACCCTGACCCAGAGCGACGCCGACCTCAACGCCACCTACATGGCCTACCGCGACAAGCTCGACCGCGCCCGCCAGAACGAGTTGCGCGAGGTACAACTGGCCTGGCTGAAATACCGTGACCTGTCCTGCCGCTTCGAAAGCGCCGCCAGCGCCGGCGGCTCGGTCGCCGCCACGGTGCGCCAGACCTGCCTGGCCGAGAAGACGCGCCAGCGCACCGATGAGCTCAAGGCACTGGCGGGTTGCCAGGAAGGGGATGTGGCCTGCGTACGCTAA
- a CDS encoding DNA-3-methyladenine glycosylase family protein gives MNTNRKASDVDPSLIVPAYWEEAKAELMKRDRIMRKIIPQFGDLQLTVRGDAFTTLARSVIGQQISTKAANAVWQRFLEACPRCTPGQVIRTGPEGLAGCGLSKRKAEYILDLAAHFKAKTVHPDKWAEMEDEAVIAEMIQIRGIGRWTAEMFLIFNLLRPNVLPLDDLGLLKGISISYFSGEPVSRSDAREVAANWEPWRTVATWYLWRSLDPLPSDY, from the coding sequence TTGAATACCAACCGAAAAGCCAGCGACGTCGATCCCAGCCTGATCGTGCCGGCCTACTGGGAAGAGGCCAAGGCCGAGCTGATGAAGCGCGACCGCATCATGCGCAAGATCATCCCGCAGTTCGGGGACCTGCAACTGACGGTGCGCGGCGACGCCTTCACCACGCTGGCGCGTTCGGTGATCGGCCAGCAGATCTCGACCAAGGCCGCCAATGCGGTCTGGCAGCGTTTCCTGGAAGCCTGCCCGCGCTGCACACCCGGCCAGGTGATCCGCACCGGTCCGGAAGGGCTGGCCGGCTGCGGCCTGTCCAAGCGCAAGGCCGAATACATCCTCGACCTGGCCGCACACTTCAAGGCCAAGACCGTGCATCCCGACAAATGGGCGGAGATGGAAGACGAAGCCGTCATTGCCGAGATGATCCAGATCCGTGGCATTGGCCGCTGGACAGCCGAGATGTTTTTGATATTTAATCTGCTGCGCCCCAATGTGCTGCCGCTGGATGACCTGGGATTGCTCAAAGGCATCAGCATCAGCTACTTCTCGGGCGAGCCCGTCTCGCGCAGCGATGCGCGGGAAGTCGCCGCGAACTGGGAACCGTGGCGCACCGTGGCGACCTGGTATCTGTGGCGCAGCCTGGACCCGCTGCCCTCCGATTATTGA
- the tilS gene encoding tRNA lysidine(34) synthetase TilS — translation MSAHPRHARHTTLVLLQQALQDSLSASGFDAAHDTLAVAYSGGLDSTVLLWVAAQWARENGGTSRLAPLHVHHGLSPHADAWLAHAQACCAQLGLVLQSERVQLEGVADSGVEEAARLARYAALGRLCRQQGARVLLTAHHLDDQAETVLLQLLRGSGLAGLSGMDRCNTAPALLGDDRLLMARPFLGVTRAQLEAVADAMSLKWIEDESNSDPRYTRNALRHQVMPALGQVFPGYQQRLARAAGHAQGAQELLREVAEQDLAHCREDEHLRMPPLRELSEQRFLNLMRHWFGLRGMRMPSAAWMQEMRHQLLQADVEAQLCVSHPDGEVHRYRERVFLAPRRMPPDEGAVATLRWDGQAQWRLPAWYGTLHFDRIGGDDARPGFDPAWLQGQSLLACGRSGGERIRLAANRPARSLKQQYQSADVPAWERPYLPLVWAGESLLFAAGIGMDCGQFAPSATAQRIALRWQPD, via the coding sequence ATGTCCGCTCATCCTCGTCACGCTCGCCACACCACCCTTGTCCTCTTGCAGCAGGCGCTGCAGGACAGCCTGTCCGCGAGCGGCTTTGACGCCGCCCACGACACGCTGGCCGTGGCCTACAGCGGCGGGCTCGATTCCACCGTGCTGCTGTGGGTAGCGGCGCAATGGGCGCGTGAGAATGGCGGCACTAGCAGGCTGGCGCCGCTGCATGTGCATCATGGCCTCAGTCCCCATGCCGATGCCTGGCTGGCCCATGCCCAGGCTTGTTGCGCGCAGCTGGGGCTGGTCTTGCAGTCCGAGCGTGTGCAGCTGGAAGGGGTGGCCGACAGCGGCGTCGAAGAAGCGGCGCGGCTGGCCCGCTATGCGGCGCTGGGCCGCCTGTGCCGCCAGCAGGGTGCGCGGGTGCTGCTGACGGCCCATCACCTGGATGACCAGGCCGAGACGGTGCTGTTGCAACTGCTGCGCGGCAGCGGCCTGGCCGGCCTGTCCGGCATGGACCGTTGCAATACCGCCCCGGCCTTGCTGGGCGACGATCGATTGCTGATGGCGCGGCCTTTCCTGGGCGTGACCCGGGCGCAGCTGGAGGCGGTGGCCGATGCGATGTCGCTGAAGTGGATCGAGGACGAGTCCAACAGCGATCCGCGCTATACCCGCAACGCCTTGCGCCATCAGGTCATGCCAGCGCTGGGCCAGGTCTTCCCCGGCTATCAGCAGCGGCTGGCGCGCGCCGCCGGCCATGCCCAGGGCGCGCAGGAACTGCTGCGGGAAGTGGCCGAGCAGGATCTGGCGCACTGCCGTGAGGATGAGCACCTGCGCATGCCGCCTTTGCGCGAGCTCAGCGAACAGCGTTTCCTGAACCTGATGCGCCACTGGTTCGGCCTGCGCGGCATGCGCATGCCTTCGGCAGCGTGGATGCAGGAAATGCGCCATCAACTGCTGCAAGCCGATGTGGAGGCGCAATTGTGCGTCTCCCATCCTGATGGTGAAGTACATCGTTATCGCGAGCGCGTTTTCCTTGCGCCGCGCCGTATGCCGCCCGACGAGGGCGCAGTGGCCACGCTGCGTTGGGACGGTCAGGCGCAATGGCGCTTGCCGGCCTGGTACGGGACGCTGCACTTCGACCGTATCGGCGGCGATGACGCCCGCCCTGGTTTTGATCCCGCCTGGCTGCAGGGACAGTCCCTGCTGGCGTGCGGACGCAGCGGCGGAGAGCGCATCAGGCTGGCGGCCAATCGTCCGGCGCGCAGTCTCAAGCAGCAATACCAGAGTGCGGATGTGCCCGCCTGGGAGCGTCCTTACCTTCCGCTGGTCTGGGCGGGCGAGTCATTGCTCTTTGCGGCGGGGATAGGCATGGATTGCGGGCAGTTTGCGCCGTCCGCTACGGCGCAGCGAATTGCCTTGCGCTGGCAGCCCGATTGA
- a CDS encoding group II truncated hemoglobin, which translates to MQIEDPNQPTTFELIGGAEKLREMVDRFYDLMDLEPEFAGIRALHPPSLEGSREKTYMFLSGWTGGPSLYMEKFGHPRLRARHLPFPIGISERDQWLRCMTWAMQDVGLPEDLMKRLLAALYQTADWMRNKPE; encoded by the coding sequence ATGCAAATCGAAGACCCCAACCAACCCACCACCTTCGAACTCATCGGCGGCGCGGAGAAACTGCGCGAGATGGTCGATCGTTTCTATGACCTGATGGACCTGGAGCCGGAGTTCGCCGGCATCCGCGCCCTGCATCCGCCCTCGCTGGAGGGTTCGCGCGAGAAGACCTACATGTTCCTCTCCGGCTGGACCGGCGGTCCCAGCCTGTACATGGAGAAGTTCGGCCATCCGCGCCTGCGGGCGCGCCACCTGCCTTTCCCCATCGGCATTTCCGAGCGTGACCAGTGGCTGCGCTGCATGACCTGGGCCATGCAGGACGTGGGCCTGCCGGAAGACCTGATGAAACGCCTGCTGGCAGCGCTCTACCAGACCGCTGACTGGATGCGCAACAAGCCCGAGTAA
- a CDS encoding LysE family transporter codes for MDYQTWFAFFAAACVIAISPGSGAVLSMSHGLNYGVRRTSATILGLEIALVVILIIAGAGVGSLLVASETAFNVIKVAGALYLIYLGFSQWRARVPSEEQGEALDAANASARAHARQTWWQRCMTGFLTNATNPKGIVFMVAVLPQFIDHDRPLWLQLLVLAVTMVAVDLVVMHGYAFAASRLQRFFRSQKAIRAQNRFFGGVLMLVGAGLFFFKRTQH; via the coding sequence ATGGATTATCAAACCTGGTTTGCCTTCTTCGCCGCTGCCTGCGTCATCGCCATCTCCCCCGGTTCGGGCGCGGTACTGTCGATGAGCCATGGCCTGAACTACGGCGTGCGCCGCACCAGCGCGACCATCCTCGGGCTGGAGATCGCGCTGGTGGTGATCCTCATCATCGCGGGTGCGGGCGTGGGTTCGCTGCTGGTGGCCTCGGAGACGGCCTTCAATGTCATCAAGGTGGCGGGGGCGCTCTATCTGATCTATCTGGGCTTTTCGCAATGGCGTGCGCGCGTGCCCAGCGAAGAGCAGGGCGAAGCGCTGGACGCGGCCAATGCTTCGGCGCGCGCCCATGCTCGCCAGACCTGGTGGCAGCGTTGCATGACCGGTTTTCTCACCAATGCCACCAATCCCAAGGGCATTGTCTTCATGGTGGCGGTGCTGCCGCAGTTCATCGACCACGATCGCCCGCTGTGGCTGCAACTGCTGGTGCTGGCGGTGACCATGGTGGCGGTGGACCTGGTGGTGATGCACGGCTATGCCTTTGCCGCCAGCCGCCTGCAGCGCTTCTTCCGCAGCCAGAAGGCGATCCGTGCGCAGAACCGCTTCTTCGGCGGCGTGCTCATGCTGGTGGGGGCAGGCCTGTTCTTCTTCAAGCGCACGCAGCACTGA
- a CDS encoding ABC transporter permease yields the protein MFQQALRMTWRDWRTGELRFLLIALIVAVASLSSVGFFVDRMRAGMTRDAHQLLGADLLVAADQPLPPQWMQRAAAQGLQQAQTQVFPSMAQAGEGDAARAVLASIKAVTAGYPLRGQLRLQTASGADRPAEGIPQPGTVWVDPQILSQLDVRVGDTLKLGDLPLKIAAVIAVEPDRGSAFVNFAPRVMLGEADLAATHLVQVGSRVTYRLLLAGPAPVVKQFQQELERQIEADKLRGVRLESLENGRPEMRATLDRAEQFLSLVGLLSAMLAALAVAMAARRFMLRHLDACAMLRCFGLTQAQVTRLYLGEFMLVGLAASVLGMLIGYAAHFALLQWLGNFMPTALPPAGWQPAVQGVAAGLLLLLGFALPPILQLRNVPHNRVIRRDQLTPQPLTVATYGLGTLVFSGLLLWQAGDLKLGLLTIAGFLGGFGLFALVAWLCLRALRSLRGLVDRQSWRFAIDGLQRRPAAAVMQVVALGLGLMALLLLTVIRGDLVGAWRQATPADAPNRFIINIQPDQRQAVEQLLRQGGVGDVALYPMIRGRLVQINGRAISAADYAEDRAKRLVDREFNLSTLREIPPGNGIVAGRWYDDRQPEASVERGLAQTLGIKLGDRLQFDIAGQLVEAPVTSLRKLEWGSLRVNFFVILNPTLMRDTPQSWITAVHLNPQQEALGNTLTRDYPNLTVVDIGSVLRQIQDVVGQVISAVEFLFLFTLCSGVLVLYAALAGSQDERVREAGLLRALGATRVELARAQRIEVLLVGALAGLLAASGAAAIGWALAHYVFNFDWSFSPLVWLAGMSLGAACSALGGWAGLRHVLRRPPLQTLREG from the coding sequence ATGTTCCAACAAGCACTGCGCATGACCTGGCGCGACTGGCGCACAGGTGAACTCCGTTTCCTGCTGATCGCGTTGATCGTGGCAGTGGCCTCGCTGTCCTCGGTCGGTTTCTTCGTCGATCGCATGCGCGCCGGCATGACCCGCGACGCCCACCAGTTGCTGGGCGCCGACCTGCTGGTGGCGGCAGACCAGCCCTTGCCGCCGCAATGGATGCAGCGGGCCGCCGCGCAGGGCCTGCAGCAGGCGCAGACCCAGGTCTTCCCGAGCATGGCGCAGGCCGGGGAGGGCGATGCGGCGCGCGCGGTGCTCGCGTCCATCAAGGCGGTCACGGCGGGCTATCCGCTGCGCGGCCAGCTCAGGCTGCAAACGGCGTCGGGCGCTGACCGTCCGGCTGAGGGCATCCCCCAGCCAGGCACGGTCTGGGTAGATCCGCAAATCCTCTCGCAACTGGATGTACGGGTGGGCGATACCCTCAAGCTCGGTGACCTGCCCCTGAAGATCGCGGCAGTCATCGCCGTAGAGCCGGATCGCGGCAGCGCCTTCGTCAACTTCGCCCCCCGCGTGATGCTGGGCGAGGCCGACCTGGCCGCCACCCATCTGGTGCAGGTCGGCTCGCGCGTGACCTATCGCCTGCTTCTCGCCGGGCCGGCGCCAGTCGTCAAGCAATTCCAGCAAGAGCTGGAACGGCAGATCGAGGCCGACAAGCTGCGCGGCGTACGCCTGGAATCGCTGGAAAACGGCCGCCCCGAGATGCGCGCCACGCTGGACCGCGCCGAGCAGTTCCTGTCCCTGGTGGGCCTGCTGTCGGCCATGCTGGCCGCGCTGGCCGTGGCGATGGCGGCGCGCCGCTTCATGCTGCGCCACCTGGACGCCTGCGCCATGCTGCGCTGTTTTGGCCTCACGCAGGCGCAGGTGACGCGGCTGTACCTGGGCGAATTCATGCTGGTCGGACTGGCGGCCAGCGTGCTGGGCATGCTCATCGGCTACGCCGCCCATTTCGCGCTGCTGCAATGGCTGGGCAATTTCATGCCGACCGCCTTGCCGCCTGCCGGCTGGCAGCCGGCCGTGCAGGGCGTGGCGGCCGGCCTGTTGCTGCTGCTGGGGTTTGCCCTGCCGCCCATCCTGCAATTGCGCAACGTGCCGCACAACCGCGTGATCCGCCGCGACCAGCTCACCCCGCAACCCTTGACGGTGGCCACCTACGGGCTGGGTACCCTGGTGTTCTCCGGCTTGCTGCTGTGGCAGGCGGGTGACCTGAAGCTGGGCCTGCTGACCATCGCCGGTTTCCTGGGCGGCTTTGGCCTGTTTGCGCTGGTGGCGTGGCTGTGCCTGCGGGCACTGCGCTCGCTGCGCGGCCTGGTGGATCGGCAGAGCTGGCGCTTTGCCATCGACGGCCTGCAACGCCGTCCTGCCGCTGCCGTGATGCAGGTGGTGGCGCTGGGACTGGGCCTCATGGCGCTGCTGTTGCTGACGGTCATTCGCGGCGATCTGGTGGGCGCCTGGCGTCAGGCCACGCCCGCCGATGCCCCCAACCGCTTCATCATCAACATCCAGCCCGACCAGCGCCAGGCCGTGGAACAGCTGCTGCGCCAGGGCGGGGTGGGAGATGTCGCGCTGTATCCGATGATCCGTGGCCGACTGGTGCAGATCAACGGGCGCGCCATCAGCGCCGCCGACTATGCCGAGGATCGCGCCAAGCGCCTGGTGGACCGTGAATTCAATCTCTCGACCCTGCGCGAGATCCCGCCCGGCAATGGCATCGTGGCGGGGCGCTGGTACGACGACCGCCAGCCGGAAGCCTCGGTCGAACGCGGTCTGGCCCAGACGCTGGGGATCAAGCTGGGTGACCGCCTGCAATTCGACATCGCCGGGCAACTGGTGGAAGCTCCGGTGACCAGCCTGCGCAAGCTGGAATGGGGCTCGCTGCGGGTGAATTTCTTCGTCATCCTCAACCCCACGCTGATGCGCGACACGCCGCAGAGCTGGATCACCGCCGTCCATCTGAACCCGCAGCAGGAAGCACTGGGCAACACCCTCACGCGTGACTATCCCAACCTCACCGTGGTCGATATCGGCAGCGTGCTGCGCCAGATCCAGGACGTGGTGGGGCAGGTGATCTCGGCGGTGGAATTCCTGTTCCTCTTCACGCTCTGCTCCGGCGTGCTGGTGCTGTATGCGGCGCTGGCGGGTTCGCAGGACGAGCGGGTGCGCGAGGCCGGACTGTTGCGCGCGCTCGGCGCCACCCGCGTGGAGCTGGCGCGCGCCCAGCGTATCGAGGTACTGCTGGTGGGCGCCTTGGCGGGGTTGCTGGCGGCCAGCGGTGCGGCCGCCATTGGCTGGGCGCTGGCGCACTATGTCTTCAATTTCGACTGGAGCTTCAGCCCGCTGGTATGGCTGGCCGGCATGAGCCTGGGTGCGGCCTGCTCGGCCCTGGGCGGTTGGGCCGGACTGCGCCATGTGCTGCGCCGTCCACCCTTGCAGACCCTGCGCGAGGGCTGA
- the cysS gene encoding cysteine--tRNA ligase → MSELKIYNTLARDKQTFSPIEPGKVRLYVCGMTVYDYCHIGHARVLVVFDMVQRWLRASGYEVTYVRNITDIDDKIIKRAVENGETIAQLTNRFIDAMNEDAAALGVQRPDHEPRATQYVPQMLDLIGKLEKNGLAYKASDGDVNYSVRDFPGYGKLSGKSLDDLRAGERVDVNTGKRDPLDFVLWKAAKPAEPDEAKWDSPWGCGRPGWHIECSAMSSDLLGDHFDIHGGGQDLQFPHHENEIAQSEGAHQHTFVNYWMHNGFVRIDNEKMSKSLGNFFTIRDVLKKYDPEVLRFFILRAHYRSPLNYSDAHLDDARQALTRLYTALKDVPPQAGGLVADEAHAVRLADALNDDFNTPVAIAVLFELANEVNRSRSPVQARQLKALAGILGLLQREPGEYLKGGVAAAEGLGEAEIEALIAARKAAKAGKNFAEADRIRAELTEAGIILEDKPGGLTEWRRA, encoded by the coding sequence ATGAGCGAGCTCAAGATTTACAACACGCTAGCGCGCGATAAGCAGACCTTTTCTCCGATCGAACCCGGCAAGGTACGCTTGTACGTGTGCGGCATGACCGTCTATGACTATTGCCATATTGGCCATGCTCGCGTGCTGGTGGTATTCGACATGGTGCAGCGCTGGCTGCGCGCCTCCGGTTACGAGGTGACCTATGTGCGCAATATCACCGACATCGATGACAAGATCATCAAGCGCGCCGTGGAAAACGGCGAGACCATCGCCCAATTGACCAATCGCTTCATCGATGCCATGAACGAGGATGCCGCCGCCCTGGGCGTGCAGCGTCCCGACCATGAGCCGCGCGCCACCCAATACGTGCCGCAGATGCTGGACCTGATCGGCAAGCTGGAAAAGAACGGCCTGGCCTACAAGGCCAGCGATGGCGACGTCAATTATTCGGTGCGCGATTTCCCTGGCTACGGCAAGCTCTCCGGCAAGTCGCTGGACGACCTGCGCGCCGGCGAGCGCGTCGATGTCAACACCGGCAAGCGCGATCCGCTGGACTTCGTACTCTGGAAAGCGGCCAAGCCGGCGGAACCGGACGAGGCCAAGTGGGATTCGCCCTGGGGCTGTGGCCGTCCGGGCTGGCACATCGAGTGCTCGGCCATGTCCAGCGACCTGCTGGGGGACCACTTCGACATCCACGGCGGCGGCCAGGACCTGCAGTTCCCGCACCACGAAAACGAGATCGCCCAGTCCGAAGGCGCGCACCAGCACACCTTCGTGAACTACTGGATGCACAACGGCTTCGTGCGCATCGACAATGAGAAGATGTCCAAGTCCCTGGGCAATTTCTTCACCATCCGCGATGTGCTCAAGAAGTATGACCCGGAAGTGCTGCGCTTCTTCATCCTGCGCGCCCACTACCGCAGTCCGCTCAATTATTCCGATGCGCACCTGGACGACGCCCGCCAGGCGCTGACCCGCCTGTACACGGCCTTGAAGGACGTGCCGCCGCAAGCCGGCGGCCTGGTGGCCGACGAGGCCCACGCCGTGCGCCTGGCCGATGCGCTCAATGATGACTTCAATACGCCGGTGGCCATCGCGGTGCTGTTCGAACTGGCCAATGAGGTCAACCGCAGCCGTTCACCCGTGCAGGCGCGCCAGTTGAAGGCGCTGGCCGGCATCCTGGGCCTGTTGCAGCGTGAGCCGGGCGAGTACCTCAAGGGCGGCGTGGCGGCTGCGGAGGGCCTGGGCGAAGCCGAGATCGAGGCCTTGATCGCTGCCCGCAAGGCCGCCAAGGCCGGCAAGAACTTTGCCGAAGCCGACCGCATCCGGGCCGAACTGACCGAGGCCGGCATCATCCTGGAAGACAAGCCGGGTGGGCTGACCGAATGGCGGAGAGCGTGA
- a CDS encoding PsiF family protein, translated as MKKLLFAMTTFALAAPLLVASPAMAENAQQNKMKQCNADATASGKKGDERKAFMSSCLKKDAPKPATQQDKMKQCNADAAGKKGDERKAFMSSCLKKDK; from the coding sequence ATGAAAAAACTGCTCTTCGCCATGACCACTTTCGCACTGGCCGCACCGCTGCTGGTGGCTTCCCCCGCCATGGCGGAAAACGCCCAGCAGAACAAGATGAAGCAGTGTAATGCCGACGCCACTGCCTCTGGCAAGAAAGGGGACGAACGCAAGGCCTTCATGTCGTCCTGCCTGAAGAAGGACGCGCCCAAGCCAGCCACCCAGCAGGACAAGATGAAGCAGTGCAATGCTGACGCCGCGGGCAAGAAAGGCGACGAACGCAAGGCCTTCATGTCGTCCTGCCTGAAGAAGGACAAGTAA
- a CDS encoding acetyl-CoA carboxylase carboxyltransferase subunit alpha, translating into MTKSTTTFLGFEQAIAELDAKIEELRFVQDDSAVDISEEIERLVKKSQQLTKDIYAKLTPWQVSQIARHPQRPYTMDYVREIFTDFHELHGDRTFADDQSIVGGLARFNGQACMVIGHQKGRDTKERAMRNFGMPKPEGYRKAMRLMKVAEKFGLPIFTFVDTPGAFPGIDAEERGQSEAIGHNLYVMAELKVPLIATIIGEGGSGGALAIAVGDSVLMLQYATYSVISPEGCASILWKTADRAADAAEALGLTAHRLKAIGLIDKIVNEPLGGAHRDPKQMAGLLKRALSDSLRQFQGMKTKDLLAARHEKLMAYGKFKELNSAE; encoded by the coding sequence ATGACTAAATCGACAACGACTTTTCTGGGCTTCGAGCAGGCCATCGCCGAGCTGGACGCCAAGATCGAAGAGTTGCGTTTCGTACAGGACGACTCGGCCGTTGACATCTCCGAAGAGATCGAACGCCTGGTCAAGAAAAGCCAGCAACTGACCAAGGACATCTACGCCAAGCTCACCCCTTGGCAGGTCTCCCAGATCGCCCGCCATCCGCAACGTCCGTACACCATGGACTACGTGCGCGAGATCTTCACCGACTTCCACGAACTGCACGGCGACCGCACCTTTGCCGACGACCAGTCCATCGTCGGCGGTCTGGCCCGCTTCAACGGCCAGGCCTGCATGGTGATCGGCCACCAGAAGGGGCGCGACACCAAGGAACGCGCCATGCGCAACTTCGGCATGCCCAAGCCGGAAGGCTACCGCAAGGCCATGCGCCTGATGAAGGTGGCAGAGAAGTTCGGTTTGCCTATCTTTACCTTTGTCGACACCCCGGGCGCATTCCCCGGCATCGACGCCGAAGAGCGCGGCCAGTCCGAAGCCATCGGCCACAACCTGTACGTGATGGCTGAACTGAAGGTGCCGCTGATCGCCACCATCATCGGTGAAGGCGGTTCCGGCGGCGCGCTGGCCATCGCCGTAGGCGACTCGGTGCTGATGCTGCAATACGCCACCTACTCGGTGATCTCGCCGGAAGGCTGCGCTTCCATCCTGTGGAAGACCGCCGACCGCGCCGCCGACGCGGCCGAAGCCCTGGGCCTGACCGCCCATCGCTTGAAGGCCATCGGCCTGATCGACAAGATCGTCAACGAACCGCTGGGCGGCGCCCATCGTGATCCCAAGCAGATGGCCGGTTTGCTCAAGCGCGCGCTGTCGGATTCGCTGCGCCAGTTCCAGGGCATGAAGACCAAGGACCTGCTGGCCGCACGTCACGAAAAGCTGATGGCCTATGGCAAGTTCAAGGAATTGAATTCGGCGGAATAA
- the rmuC gene encoding DNA recombination protein RmuC, with protein MNTFEMILAGLVVAGIVLQVLVLLRSGQREEVGAEVEEMLAHMQQVLQRHQQDIGERIERELRSQVQASAQSTRQELGASFAQLQQTLATQMASVASLQNQQIDGFAQQLVKLNETNAQQLDSMRQSITLQAQVSREEQAVSLKRFGDTLNQQLSALTESNAQRMGEVRATLEAKIKDLQTDNAQKLDEMRKTVDEKLHATLEQRLGESFKLVSDRLDKVHQGLGEMQQLATGVGDLKRVLTNVKTRGTWGEVQLEILLEQMLTPEQYGKNVETVRGSGERVEFAIRLPGAKEEGEPVWMPIDAKFPKEQYERLVEAAERADADGVAAAGKELERAVRTEARTIAEKYLSPPLTTDFAILFLPTEGLYAEVMRRPGLSDDLQRSCRVTIAGPSTLSALLNSLQMGFRTLALEKRSSEVWQVLGAVKTEFGKFGEVLASTKTALERAARNIDQAETRTRQMTRKLKSVEALPADAAQKLLGAAEPELGESDEAL; from the coding sequence ATGAACACATTCGAGATGATCCTGGCCGGCCTGGTGGTGGCCGGCATCGTGCTGCAGGTGCTGGTGCTGTTGCGTTCGGGACAGCGCGAGGAGGTCGGCGCCGAGGTCGAAGAGATGCTGGCGCACATGCAGCAGGTCCTGCAGCGCCACCAGCAGGATATCGGCGAGCGCATCGAGCGCGAGCTGCGCAGCCAGGTCCAGGCCAGCGCGCAGAGCACGCGCCAGGAGCTGGGCGCCAGCTTCGCGCAGCTGCAACAGACGCTGGCGACCCAGATGGCCAGCGTGGCCAGCCTGCAGAACCAGCAGATCGATGGCTTTGCCCAGCAACTGGTCAAGCTCAACGAGACCAATGCCCAGCAGCTGGACAGCATGCGTCAGTCCATCACGCTGCAGGCCCAGGTCAGCCGTGAGGAGCAGGCGGTCTCGCTCAAGCGCTTTGGCGATACCCTGAACCAGCAACTGTCGGCCCTGACCGAGTCCAACGCCCAGCGCATGGGCGAAGTGCGGGCCACGCTGGAAGCCAAGATCAAGGACCTGCAGACCGACAACGCGCAAAAGCTCGACGAGATGCGCAAGACCGTCGATGAGAAGCTGCACGCCACGCTGGAGCAACGTCTGGGCGAATCCTTCAAGCTGGTGTCGGACCGCCTGGACAAGGTCCACCAGGGACTGGGCGAGATGCAGCAACTGGCCACCGGCGTGGGCGATCTCAAGCGCGTGCTGACCAATGTGAAGACCCGTGGCACCTGGGGCGAAGTCCAGCTGGAAATCCTGTTGGAGCAGATGCTCACTCCCGAGCAGTACGGCAAGAACGTCGAGACCGTGCGCGGCAGCGGCGAGCGGGTCGAATTCGCTATCCGCCTGCCGGGCGCGAAGGAAGAGGGCGAGCCGGTGTGGATGCCGATCGACGCCAAATTCCCCAAGGAACAGTACGAACGCCTGGTCGAGGCCGCCGAGCGTGCCGACGCCGATGGCGTGGCCGCCGCCGGCAAGGAGCTCGAGCGCGCCGTGCGCACCGAGGCCAGGACGATTGCCGAGAAATACCTGTCGCCGCCGCTGACGACCGATTTCGCCATCCTCTTCCTGCCTACCGAAGGACTGTATGCCGAGGTGATGCGCAGGCCGGGCCTGTCCGACGATCTGCAGCGCAGCTGCCGGGTCACGATTGCCGGGCCGTCGACCTTGTCGGCGCTGCTCAACAGCTTGCAGATGGGTTTCCGCACCCTGGCGCTGGAAAAGCGTTCTTCGGAAGTGTGGCAGGTGCTGGGCGCGGTCAAGACCGAGTTCGGCAAGTTCGGCGAAGTGCTGGCCTCCACCAAGACCGCGCTGGAACGCGCCGCCCGCAACATCGACCAGGCCGAGACCCGGACCCGCCAGATGACCCGCAAGCTCAAGTCGGTGGAAGCCTTGCCGGCAGACGCTGCGCAGAAGCTGCTGGGGGCGGCGGAGCCAGAGCTGGGCGAGTCGGACGAGGCGCTGTGA